In Planococcus citri chromosome 4, ihPlaCitr1.1, whole genome shotgun sequence, the genomic window AATTTTCACCAGAAAAAGCATCGAACTGGCAAACCTGCAATGATGGACACGGATCGGTTACATCGTTCGGTTTCAATTCGATCTCCGGCGTCACTGTACGAGTCCTACTGCTAAAATGGATCACTTTATCGAAAGCTTTCTCTTTGGCGGGTTCTTTATGGCACTTATTGTCTTCCAGACAAGGCGTCTTGTCAAAAAGCACCGTATAACTGATCGGTTTCTTGACAGTTTTCGGTACGTTTTGTTCGATATTCTCTTTATTCTCGGATACGTGTTTTTCACCAGATAAACAAGGACAATGATTACACGGTGATTTCTTGTCGCGATATTTCTTACAGTATCTTTTGACGATTAGCTTCTTGGTCGAGACGGTGTTTTTATTCGACGATTCGAAACGATTCGTAAGTACTCTGGAAGTTTGAATCGGAATCAGGGGCGATTCGTTGTTTAAATCCGAAGTCGACGTTTGGATTGATTTACTCTTTGGTGTACGTTTCACGTTACGAGACTCCGAATGAGGTTGTTTGAGTTTAGGGTGCCTGAGAAACAAATCACGGATGAGAATCGAAACATGttcgagttttttaaaagattAAAGGTGTTTACTAACAGTGATTCGGATTCTGATAGGTTGATTTTCGAGCTGGTAGCTCGTTTGTGGAATACTAGATCTTTGCGAAGGATTTTCTGGCTTTCGTATAATCTGAAACCAAAAAAGTACGTTAGAAAAATCTGTAAGACAGTGTTAACTTGGTGAAGAACGAAAGTctgtactttttcaaattattcaaatgatcTATTCCGCTTCGAATCCAGAGTAACTGAGCTTCGCGTTCTTTCGCCAAGTACTTCTTCAACGAATACACGTTCGGATCATCTAGAAACAAAATAAACTCGATCAATAAACATTCTGCGTACATTATTATTCCTAATTCTTCGAAATAGCTCACCTTTGCTCGAGTTTTCGGTACCAGAAGCAGCATACGAGTTTGTATCGTTGGTATAAGTTGGCATAGACTTGCAAGACGACGTACTTTTGGAGAAATCCGAGCTTTCCAATATTCTAGATTTATTTCCTTGGGTTATCTGTCTTCTGGAAGCCTTTCGAAGATTAGGATGATCAACCGAGTCGCTAGTTTTAGCACCTTCGATCGATGTGCTTTCGAATTTCGACGTCGTACTGCTTTTATCACCATCGTCAGTCCGGTCAGGTTTCTGTATAGGTTGAAAAACCGTATTACTGTTGATTAGCAGTTGACTAGGAGTATCGACTCGATGAAGAGGTACAACTGCATTCGAAGCTGTGGGTAAAATAACTTCTTTCAAGCTGTTATCATCTGATGCTTGCTGAGATCTTGGTTCGATTTGACTCAGCAATGATTTAGCTACTTTTTTTAGAACTTTGTTTTTATTCGATACGTTCAAATTATTCACGTACTGGGTGACTAAATCCACACCGTCGATAACTTCATTACAAAGGGTGTGAATGCCACCGGAAGACGTAGAATCGCAATAGTTGGATTCGGAAGCCTGTTTCGAGTTGTATTGCGATCCTCGAACGTATTCGAAACTACCTCCATCCACTGATTCGGAATTACTCTCGGTTAATCTCGATTTACTCCTATCCGAACTACTATGTTTCGACGAATTAATCGTATACGTTGAACAATTATCGTGCTTGGCATCTGCTAGCATTCGAAACAATTCCGCTAACGAGTTCTCATCAACCTGGATACTCTTGTTGGATACTTGGCGATGTAACTCTTGAGGAATAACCGTAGCAACGGACGAAGAAGAGGCGAATTTTTTATGATGTTTGTCACCGGACGAAGACAAGTTCTGCGAGCTGCTACTCTTCGTGGCTCGTCCATTCAGGGTGTGAGATCGTCTGATATGTCTCAAATCCTCTAATGATTTACTGATTTCTGATAAGCTCTTGATAGGATCCGATCTGGTGACGAGGATACTTTGATCTTCGAACGATTGATCATCGCTGATGGTGTAATCGACCAGAGGTTTACGTACATCGATATCTTTAGTTTGAGAACTCGATCCACTGGGAACTTTGATGAAAGGTGAAGATTCAGCTAAAGGGTTACCTATGCTTTGAGATTTATTATACGTAGATGATTCTGGGCCTGTTTTGAATAAGTTGCTGGATCCGTTTTGTAAAGCTATTCGTTCTACGGTACTTAAATGCGGATGTGATGGATTCTGGTATCCGATATCAGCTCCGCTGTCCCATTCTAATGGTCGGATCGAATGTACACTGGAAGTGGAGCCAGGAGATGGAATACGTTGTTCGGATTTACCTTTTTCCGGTGTTTGATTCGGGTCCATTGTAACGTAAGCACGACTAATCACACATAGTTCTGTAACCAAACGATAATTATGATTAAAAACACCCGAAAATAAGTGGAAAACTTCGAAACACGATCAAAATAACCGAAATCTTTGCAAAGATAATTTTCGAGCAGTGTtaccattttctaaaaaaatagccaaaatctTGTTTACAAAAGTTTTGGAGTGTTCTCaaatcaaaatcagaaataaaattcccaaagaattttttgaatcctaaaaaaatgaaaaaaaaaatgaaaacttcaaaatcagaatctatcagaatttttaaattttccttttcttgaaattgaaaacctcAACTGAACCTCGTGAACAAAACGAGAGTTGATCAGAAcagaaacaagaaaaaacaagacaaaccattttgaatcattttgataatatagaaaagtttttaaaaaactacaaaaataacaaacaatAAACATGGaacaaataaaaatcacaatcatAATATTTGTAGAAAATCttacgtaataaaaagaaaacaggACGAATTAGAGCACATAAGATGTTAGATTAGATGATTAGAAACGCAGTATTCAGGCTCAGTCAAGAACTGGAAGTTTTCAAACCAGTTTTATTCTCGATCCGAATTAAATCACTGATCCATGCTTCTATAAGCAGTATATCCATTGGGCGAAATCATCAACGGAACGTGATGCGTTTCGCGAAGACCCTTGATTTGAAAACTAATCTCAATAAAGGGGAAATACGATTCCAAATTCTGCTGTTCGAAATACGCGCCAACATCGTAATGCAACTTGTACAATCCaatcgaaaaacaaattccGTTCTT contains:
- the LOC135845841 gene encoding uncharacterized protein LOC135845841, which encodes MDPNQTPEKGKSEQRIPSPGSTSSVHSIRPLEWDSGADIGYQNPSHPHLSTVERIALQNGSSNLFKTGPESSTYNKSQSIGNPLAESSPFIKVPSGSSSQTKDIDVRKPLVDYTISDDQSFEDQSILVTRSDPIKSLSEISKSLEDLRHIRRSHTLNGRATKSSSSQNLSSSGDKHHKKFASSSSVATVIPQELHRQVSNKSIQVDENSLAELFRMLADAKHDNCSTYTINSSKHSSSDRSKSRLTESNSESVDGGSFEYVRGSQYNSKQASESNYCDSTSSGGIHTLCNEVIDGVDLVTQYVNNLNVSNKNKVLKKVAKSLLSQIEPRSQQASDDNSLKEVILPTASNAVVPLHRVDTPSQLLINSNTVFQPIQKPDRTDDGDKSSTTSKFESTSIEGAKTSDSVDHPNLRKASRRQITQGNKSRILESSDFSKSTSSCKSMPTYTNDTNSYAASGTENSSKDDPNVYSLKKYLAKEREAQLLWIRSGIDHLNNLKKLYESQKILRKDLVFHKRATSSKINLSESESLHPKLKQPHSESRNVKRTPKSKSIQTSTSDLNNESPLIPIQTSRVLTNRFESSNKNTVSTKKLIVKRYCKKYRDKKSPCNHCPCLSGEKHVSENKENIEQNVPKTVKKPISYTVLFDKTPCLEDNKCHKEPAKEKAFDKVIHFSSRTRTVTPEIELKPNDVTDPCPSLQEYLLKNKPEYVDRAEFRRQCLYEIAQLRELRDKSKNELMSLITNSDESDINTVRRHLPPAPLTVMRIFNDRALREQTEKKYKQLPEVLAKKLEQRKRENNRRNQIMAKVFTKKLQRKVLKGQVNLANSASVISN